A portion of the Blautia hansenii DSM 20583 genome contains these proteins:
- a CDS encoding ABC transporter ATP-binding protein/permease, with protein MIKKRLIGLLKESKKYIVQNVLWQWLGLLAQIVAILAIGQLLNTAIFGSITGRQLFLTGMICVSVILLRMISDKKAAEASFLASSDVKRILREKIYEKLVRLGSSYKEQISTSEVVQLSVEGVEQLETYFGRYLPQFFYSLLAPVTLFAVLSFISWKASLVLLVCVPLIPLSIVAVQKFAKRLLKKYWGSYTELGDSFLENLQGLTTLKIYQSDERKAQEMDEEAEKFRSITMKVLTMQLNSISVMDLVAYGGAAVGMIVVVREYIAGNLGFAGAFAILLLAAEFFIPLRLLGSFFHIAMNGMAASDKIFRLLDMPEREQGAEELSGENLDITFEQVSFSYEKERPILKDVSFHISKGQFVSLVGESGCGKSTVASLILGRNRQYQGRILLGGTDLKKIKEKSLMEHVTLVRHNSYLFKGTVEENLLMGNPNATQEEMTEALKKVNLWEFLKGQEGLSTKLAEKGSNFSGGQCQRLCIARALLHDTEIYIFDEAASNIDMESEEIIMDVIRQLAETKTVLLISHRLANVKKSHCIYVLKEGKIVEKGTHKELLEQQGVYKEMYMTQKNLENYGLEQEASA; from the coding sequence ATGATTAAAAAAAGACTAATCGGACTTCTAAAAGAGTCAAAGAAATATATTGTTCAAAATGTACTTTGGCAATGGTTGGGATTATTGGCACAGATAGTGGCGATTTTAGCCATAGGACAGCTTTTGAATACTGCCATATTTGGTAGTATAACCGGCAGACAGCTTTTTCTGACAGGAATGATATGCGTAAGTGTCATTCTCCTTAGAATGATAAGCGACAAGAAAGCAGCAGAGGCTTCGTTTCTGGCGAGCTCTGACGTAAAAAGGATTTTGCGTGAAAAGATATATGAAAAACTGGTACGCCTCGGCTCATCTTATAAAGAACAGATTTCTACTTCTGAGGTGGTACAGCTTTCTGTGGAAGGTGTGGAACAGTTAGAAACGTATTTTGGAAGATATTTACCACAGTTTTTTTACAGTTTGTTAGCGCCTGTTACACTGTTTGCGGTGCTCTCCTTTATCAGTTGGAAAGCAAGTCTGGTGCTTCTCGTTTGTGTGCCTCTTATTCCTCTTTCTATTGTGGCGGTACAGAAATTTGCCAAAAGACTTTTGAAAAAATATTGGGGCAGTTATACGGAATTAGGCGACAGCTTTCTGGAAAATTTACAGGGGCTTACAACACTGAAAATTTATCAGTCTGACGAAAGAAAAGCACAGGAAATGGATGAAGAAGCAGAAAAGTTCAGAAGCATTACCATGAAAGTGCTGACCATGCAGTTGAACTCCATCAGCGTTATGGATTTAGTGGCTTACGGAGGCGCTGCTGTGGGAATGATTGTTGTGGTAAGGGAATACATAGCCGGAAATTTGGGTTTTGCAGGAGCTTTTGCTATTTTACTGTTGGCAGCGGAGTTTTTTATTCCTCTGCGTTTGCTGGGCTCTTTCTTTCACATTGCTATGAATGGGATGGCAGCCAGTGATAAAATTTTCCGATTGTTGGATATGCCGGAAAGAGAGCAGGGGGCAGAAGAGCTTTCGGGAGAGAACTTAGATATTACTTTTGAACAGGTGAGCTTTTCTTATGAAAAGGAACGTCCGATTTTAAAAGATGTGAGCTTTCATATTTCAAAAGGACAATTTGTTTCTTTGGTAGGAGAGTCCGGGTGTGGAAAAAGCACGGTTGCATCTCTGATTTTAGGAAGAAACAGGCAGTATCAAGGAAGAATTCTGCTGGGAGGCACGGATTTAAAGAAGATAAAAGAAAAAAGCTTAATGGAGCATGTTACTTTAGTAAGACACAACAGTTATTTGTTTAAAGGCACAGTAGAGGAAAATCTCCTTATGGGAAATCCCAATGCCACACAGGAAGAAATGACAGAAGCATTAAAAAAAGTAAATTTATGGGAGTTTTTGAAGGGACAGGAAGGTCTTTCTACAAAGCTGGCGGAAAAAGGAAGCAATTTCTCAGGTGGGCAGTGTCAGAGACTTTGCATTGCCAGAGCGTTGCTTCACGACACAGAAATTTATATTTTTGATGAAGCGGCATCTAATATTGATATGGAAAGTGAAGAAATTATTATGGATGTTATTCGACAATTAGCAGAAACAAAAACAGTGCTTTTGATTTCTCACAGGCTGGCAAATGTAAAGAAATCCCATTGCATCTATGTTTTGAAAGAGGGAAAAATTGTAGAAAAGGGAACACACAAAGAATTACTGGAACAGCAGGGAGTATATAAAGAAATGTATATGACACAGAAAAATCTGGAAAATTATGGATTAGAACAGGAGGCATCAGCATGA
- a CDS encoding YbaN family protein yields the protein MGKTKRGLWIGIAFLMMGAGAVGVVLPILPTVPFLMAALYCFARGWHKLENWFRQTSLYQKHLEPFMDKKEMTRKAKLTVMLSMTIFMGIGFVMMEQVPVGRIILAAVWLFHILYFTLGIKTVKKTCVAGENFN from the coding sequence ATGGGAAAGACAAAACGTGGATTGTGGATAGGAATTGCATTTTTAATGATGGGGGCAGGAGCTGTGGGTGTTGTTTTGCCGATTTTACCAACAGTTCCCTTTTTAATGGCAGCTTTGTACTGTTTTGCAAGAGGCTGGCACAAACTGGAAAACTGGTTTCGACAGACTTCTCTTTATCAAAAGCATTTAGAACCCTTTATGGATAAAAAAGAGATGACAAGAAAAGCCAAGCTTACCGTCATGCTTTCTATGACGATTTTCATGGGAATTGGCTTTGTCATGATGGAGCAGGTACCTGTTGGAAGAATAATTTTGGCGGCGGTATGGCTGTTTCATATTCTTTATTTTACTTTGGGAATAAAGACGGTGAAGAAAACCTGTGTAGCAGGGGAAAACTTTAATTAG
- a CDS encoding FtsX-like permease family protein: MKLLSLSFSNFKRSVREYGMLILSLTFSIFVFFNFQSVIYSESMDVLENYNKEYIDIIVQAASVVFGVFLFFFIWYASNVFLNQRKKEIGIYIFMGLDNVRIGKMYMLESVFIGLFSLLAGIGTGVLFSKLFQMLLLKLSDISVDIKFSFSWEAILITAGMFLVIYGLMTLKSYHTLKTSSVLNLLSGAKQQEMQKEKWIITFLKIAGGVGILLFGYYLAWDTGDINSLGNALGAVVLVIVGVYLLFSGLIPAILRKLSGNKYYLYKKERTLWVNNLAFRMKKNYRTYAMVTVLMICSVTVMAISIAMKQRYEKITHFDQTYTYQVLSSEEKNGEEIAKGIEQENKVKFWNEMQVVMVEPSVVHSKYTYTAYGLVSFSDVKQAAKKAGLPFDYKELKDKQAIELSHEVLMDLSGDADENYKQKIGSETYDVIKADNTPYFGALQNDTKIFILSDKTFESLKNLGSITYFYNYRIENMKNMEASRAYLNTLAQSSEDGQAFTGVNYTQIDGRQDSWIRVMYSLCIFMFVTLVLAAGSIIFLKIGNEVYEDKERYKTLEKMGIQKKSLRKSVRNEICFTYYCPFVLMMITSYFSVKALGNVMREDLFMVNIWSMGIILLVFTVICAISVYTAKKKLSLIS, translated from the coding sequence ATGAAGCTCTTATCTCTGTCCTTTTCCAACTTTAAACGTAGTGTCAGGGAGTACGGAATGTTAATTCTTTCCCTTACTTTTTCAATTTTTGTATTTTTTAATTTCCAAAGTGTTATTTATTCTGAGTCTATGGATGTTCTGGAAAATTATAATAAAGAGTATATTGACATTATTGTTCAGGCTGCATCCGTAGTATTCGGTGTATTTTTATTTTTCTTTATCTGGTATGCTTCCAATGTCTTTCTGAACCAAAGAAAAAAGGAAATCGGAATTTACATTTTTATGGGGTTGGATAATGTAAGAATAGGAAAAATGTATATGCTGGAGTCGGTATTTATCGGATTGTTCTCACTGCTTGCAGGGATTGGAACAGGCGTCTTGTTTTCCAAGCTGTTTCAAATGCTTCTTTTAAAGCTGTCTGACATCAGCGTAGACATTAAGTTCTCTTTTTCATGGGAAGCGATACTGATTACAGCGGGAATGTTTCTTGTTATTTATGGTCTGATGACCTTAAAAAGCTACCATACTTTAAAGACCAGCAGTGTCTTAAATTTGCTTTCCGGTGCAAAACAGCAGGAAATGCAAAAAGAAAAGTGGATAATTACATTTCTGAAAATCGCAGGCGGTGTGGGTATTCTGCTATTTGGATATTATCTGGCGTGGGACACAGGAGATATCAATTCTTTAGGAAATGCTTTAGGGGCTGTTGTTCTGGTAATTGTAGGGGTTTACCTTTTGTTTTCCGGACTTATTCCTGCCATACTTCGTAAGCTCTCAGGAAATAAATATTATTTGTATAAGAAAGAGCGTACTTTATGGGTAAACAATCTGGCGTTTCGTATGAAAAAGAATTACAGAACGTATGCAATGGTAACGGTACTGATGATTTGTTCTGTGACTGTTATGGCGATTTCTATTGCTATGAAACAGCGTTATGAAAAGATTACACACTTTGACCAGACTTATACCTATCAGGTGCTAAGCAGCGAAGAAAAGAACGGGGAAGAAATTGCCAAAGGAATTGAGCAGGAAAATAAAGTGAAATTCTGGAATGAAATGCAGGTGGTTATGGTAGAGCCTTCTGTGGTGCACAGCAAATATACTTATACAGCTTACGGATTGGTTTCTTTTTCAGATGTGAAACAAGCGGCGAAAAAAGCCGGACTTCCTTTTGACTATAAAGAATTGAAGGACAAGCAGGCAATCGAGCTTTCCCATGAGGTTCTTATGGATTTATCCGGAGATGCAGATGAGAATTATAAGCAAAAAATCGGAAGTGAAACATATGACGTAATAAAAGCAGATAATACGCCTTATTTCGGAGCGCTGCAAAACGATACGAAGATTTTTATTCTCAGTGATAAAACCTTTGAAAGCCTGAAAAATTTAGGAAGTATTACATATTTTTACAATTATAGAATTGAAAATATGAAAAATATGGAGGCGTCCAGAGCATACCTGAATACACTGGCACAAAGCAGTGAAGACGGACAGGCATTTACAGGCGTAAATTATACGCAAATAGACGGAAGGCAGGACAGTTGGATAAGAGTCATGTATTCCCTTTGTATCTTTATGTTTGTAACCCTTGTATTGGCAGCAGGAAGTATTATCTTTTTGAAAATCGGCAATGAAGTATATGAGGATAAAGAGCGATACAAAACTTTGGAGAAAATGGGAATTCAAAAGAAAAGCCTGAGAAAATCTGTACGAAATGAAATCTGTTTTACTTACTATTGTCCCTTTGTTCTTATGATGATTACCTCCTATTTTTCTGTAAAAGCGCTGGGAAATGTTATGAGAGAGGATTTGTTCATGGTGAACATCTGGAGCATGGGAATTATTCTTTTGGTATTTACAGTGATTTGTGCAATATCTGTTTATACGGCAAAGAAAAAGTTGTCCTTAATTTCATAA
- a CDS encoding ABC transporter ATP-binding protein, with protein sequence MKKVLEVRNLSKNYGKKGYETAVLKDISMDIYEGDFIAIMGPSGAGKTTFLNMLSTLDKPSSGKILLEGQDITALSNKELSLVRRDKIGFIFQEYNLLDNMTVQDNIALPLSLNGAPQREIIRKVQARAVDFGLESHLRKYPYQLSGGQKQRAASARALITKPRILFADEPTGALDSKSGKDLLGCLKNANEQENATILMVTHDGYTASYAKEVYFLKDGKIHSRLTQKDSRKAFFEEIMTMLAVMGGEGE encoded by the coding sequence ATGAAAAAAGTTTTAGAAGTCAGAAATCTTTCCAAGAATTACGGAAAAAAAGGATATGAAACTGCTGTGCTGAAAGACATCAGCATGGACATTTACGAGGGTGATTTTATTGCCATTATGGGACCAAGTGGGGCAGGAAAAACTACATTTTTAAATATGTTGTCTACCTTAGATAAGCCTTCATCAGGGAAAATTCTTTTAGAAGGGCAGGATATTACGGCTTTAAGCAACAAGGAGCTTTCTTTAGTAAGACGAGATAAAATCGGATTTATTTTTCAGGAATATAATCTGCTGGATAATATGACAGTGCAGGATAACATTGCCCTTCCGCTCTCTTTAAACGGAGCGCCGCAAAGAGAAATTATCAGAAAAGTGCAGGCAAGAGCCGTGGATTTTGGACTGGAGTCTCATTTGAGAAAGTACCCTTATCAGCTTTCCGGAGGACAAAAGCAAAGAGCTGCCAGCGCCAGAGCGTTGATTACAAAACCACGTATTTTGTTTGCAGATGAACCTACGGGAGCGCTGGACAGCAAGTCCGGAAAGGATTTATTAGGGTGTCTGAAAAATGCCAATGAGCAGGAAAATGCCACGATTTTAATGGTAACTCATGACGGTTATACGGCAAGCTATGCAAAGGAGGTATACTTTTTAAAAGACGGAAAAATTCACAGCCGCCTGACGCAAAAAGACAGCAGAAAAGCATTTTTTGAGGAAATTATGACGATGCTGGCAGTTATGGGAGGTGAGGGAGAATGA
- a CDS encoding sensor histidine kinase codes for MKKYLKDRLTAFLIGVGFVVFLNVYLTQLCATALYGQDVLYLDVLLAAFGTILLIGDYSQWKKKKRQEEEQKELLAYTDKELLECKEKLENLSDYITKWTHEIKLPLAALRLMNGRNQDTSLKKEMQDCIVRMENLLHTVLMGSKLQRPENDVCMERISLEEAVKEAVKNQSYFLIQYGFEMILEIKDVWVYSDKRWLVYLLDQLVANAIKYRTDNPKLVFSCEKQGENQVYLRVEDNGIGISKEDLPYIFDKGYVGKNLRKGDYHSTGMGLYFAGKIGKMLNLSLKAAPTQERGSCFELGFCDMAEHFMM; via the coding sequence ATGAAGAAATATTTAAAAGACCGATTGACGGCATTTCTTATAGGAGTCGGATTTGTTGTTTTTCTAAATGTATACCTGACACAGCTCTGTGCCACAGCCCTTTACGGACAGGACGTTTTGTATTTGGATGTGCTGCTTGCAGCCTTTGGTACAATTCTTTTGATTGGGGATTACAGCCAATGGAAAAAGAAGAAAAGGCAGGAGGAGGAACAGAAGGAGCTTCTTGCATATACGGATAAAGAGCTTTTGGAATGTAAAGAAAAGCTGGAAAATCTGTCCGATTATATTACCAAATGGACCCATGAAATAAAGCTTCCCCTTGCTGCTTTGCGCCTTATGAACGGAAGAAATCAGGATACTTCTCTGAAAAAAGAAATGCAGGACTGCATTGTACGCATGGAAAATTTACTTCATACCGTGCTTATGGGAAGCAAGCTGCAAAGACCTGAAAACGATGTATGTATGGAGCGGATTTCTCTGGAAGAAGCAGTAAAAGAAGCAGTGAAAAATCAATCTTATTTTCTTATCCAGTATGGTTTTGAAATGATTTTAGAGATAAAAGATGTATGGGTATACAGTGATAAAAGGTGGCTGGTTTACCTTTTGGACCAACTGGTAGCCAATGCCATAAAGTACAGAACCGATAATCCAAAGCTTGTATTTTCCTGTGAAAAGCAGGGAGAAAATCAGGTGTATTTAAGGGTAGAGGATAACGGAATTGGAATTTCAAAGGAGGATTTACCGTACATTTTTGATAAAGGATATGTGGGAAAAAATTTGAGAAAAGGGGATTATCATTCAACGGGAATGGGACTTTATTTTGCAGGAAAAATAGGAAAAATGCTGAACCTTTCTTTAAAAGCAGCACCGACACAAGAAAGAGGAAGCTGTTTTGAATTGGGATTTTGCGATATGGCAGAACATTTTATGATGTAG
- a CDS encoding response regulator transcription factor — MKILIVEDDFVLAEEILRLCQRWGFEGEYLEDFTEVDKQCENSHCDLVLMDINLPFYDGFYWCQKIRSISKVPILFLSSRDQNSDKVMAMVSGGDDYVEKPFDAELLLVKIRSLLRRSYEYVQSDREYLESELIYDRGQGILLYQNEPIEMTKSENRIMSILADYKGQVVDRETLMQELWNTDEYVTDASLTVLISRLRSKICAATEGISCIHTRKGKGYYLE, encoded by the coding sequence ATGAAAATCTTAATAGTAGAAGATGATTTTGTATTGGCAGAGGAAATTTTGCGCCTCTGCCAACGATGGGGCTTTGAGGGGGAGTATCTGGAAGATTTTACAGAGGTAGATAAGCAGTGTGAAAACAGTCATTGCGATTTGGTTCTTATGGATATCAATTTACCTTTTTATGACGGATTTTACTGGTGTCAGAAGATTAGAAGCATATCAAAAGTTCCTATTTTGTTTTTATCCAGCCGAGACCAGAACTCTGATAAGGTCATGGCAATGGTTTCCGGCGGAGATGATTATGTGGAAAAGCCTTTTGATGCAGAGCTTTTGCTGGTGAAGATACGTTCTCTTTTAAGAAGAAGCTATGAGTATGTCCAAAGTGACAGAGAATATCTGGAGTCCGAACTTATTTATGACCGTGGACAGGGGATTTTACTCTATCAAAATGAGCCCATAGAAATGACAAAATCCGAAAACAGAATTATGAGTATTTTAGCAGATTATAAAGGTCAGGTAGTAGACAGAGAAACATTGATGCAGGAATTGTGGAATACAGATGAATATGTGACAGATGCCTCTTTGACGGTGTTAATATCCAGACTGCGAAGCAAAATTTGTGCTGCGACAGAGGGGATTTCCTGTATTCATACCAGAAAAGGGAAAGGGTATTATTTGGAATGA
- a CDS encoding glycoside hydrolase family 13 protein: protein MNKTWWKNSVIYQIYPRSFADSNGDGIGDIKGITQHLDYLKELGVDVIWLSPVYQSPNDDNGYDISDYQAIMEDFGTMEDFDKMLSEMHKRGIKLVMDLVVNHTSDEHPWFVESRKSKDNPYRDYYIWKEGKNGKEPNNWGACFGGSAWEYDKETEMYYLHCFSKKQPDLNWENEKVRKEVFDMMTWWCEKGVDGFRMDVISMISKAPAYPDGVSHNGLYGDFGPFVCNGPHVHEYLQEMNQKVLSKYDLITVGEASGVTVEEAKKYANLDGTELNMVFQFEHTDITSGKNGKWTDERFKLRDLRKILNKWQTELEGKAWNSLYWDNHDQPRAVSRFGNDGPMYRELSAKMLATCLHLMKGTPYIYQGEEIGMTNAYFNKLEDYRDIESIHAFEEMTENGLLTEEEMMSALKAVSRDNARTPMQWDDSENAGFTIGTPWIKVNPNYLQINAKAALEDKDSVFYYYQKLIQMRKEYEIIVDGIFEGLLEDDENIYAYRRKLGNQTLIVACNFSDKKVPCTLFEGAAGGKEMIANYKNHETGILKPYEARVVLIEN, encoded by the coding sequence ATGAATAAAACATGGTGGAAAAATAGTGTAATTTATCAAATTTATCCAAGGAGTTTTGCAGATAGCAATGGAGACGGAATTGGAGATATTAAGGGAATTACTCAACATCTCGATTATTTAAAGGAACTGGGCGTAGATGTTATCTGGCTGTCTCCTGTTTATCAGTCTCCTAATGATGATAATGGATATGATATTTCCGATTATCAGGCAATTATGGAAGATTTTGGAACAATGGAAGATTTTGATAAAATGCTTTCAGAGATGCATAAAAGAGGAATAAAGCTGGTTATGGATTTGGTAGTGAACCATACTTCTGATGAACATCCGTGGTTTGTAGAAAGCAGAAAGTCAAAGGATAATCCTTATCGTGATTACTACATCTGGAAAGAAGGAAAAAACGGGAAAGAGCCAAATAACTGGGGTGCATGTTTTGGCGGTTCTGCATGGGAATATGATAAGGAAACAGAAATGTACTATTTACATTGCTTTTCTAAGAAACAGCCTGATTTAAACTGGGAAAATGAAAAAGTCAGAAAAGAAGTTTTTGATATGATGACATGGTGGTGTGAGAAAGGTGTAGATGGATTTCGTATGGACGTTATCAGTATGATTTCTAAGGCTCCTGCCTATCCTGACGGAGTTTCTCATAATGGCTTATATGGTGATTTTGGCCCTTTTGTCTGCAATGGTCCTCATGTTCATGAGTATTTACAGGAAATGAACCAAAAAGTGCTTTCTAAGTATGATTTGATTACGGTTGGTGAAGCGTCTGGCGTTACTGTAGAAGAAGCAAAAAAATATGCTAATTTAGACGGAACTGAGCTAAACATGGTATTCCAGTTTGAACATACAGACATTACATCTGGAAAGAATGGAAAATGGACAGACGAGAGATTTAAACTCAGAGATTTGAGAAAAATATTGAATAAATGGCAGACAGAGTTGGAGGGAAAAGCATGGAACAGTCTTTATTGGGATAACCACGACCAGCCAAGAGCTGTGTCTCGCTTTGGAAATGACGGGCCAATGTATCGTGAACTTTCAGCTAAAATGTTGGCAACCTGTCTTCATTTGATGAAAGGAACACCTTATATTTATCAGGGTGAAGAAATTGGTATGACAAATGCTTATTTTAATAAACTGGAAGATTACCGTGACATCGAAAGTATTCATGCTTTTGAAGAGATGACAGAAAATGGTCTTCTTACAGAGGAAGAAATGATGAGCGCTTTAAAGGCAGTCAGCCGTGATAATGCCAGAACTCCTATGCAGTGGGACGATAGTGAAAATGCAGGATTTACCATAGGCACCCCATGGATTAAAGTAAATCCTAATTATTTACAGATTAATGCAAAGGCGGCTTTGGAAGATAAAGACAGCGTGTTCTATTATTATCAGAAATTAATACAGATGCGTAAGGAATATGAAATTATTGTGGACGGTATTTTTGAAGGCCTTCTGGAAGACGATGAAAATATTTATGCATACCGGAGAAAACTGGGAAATCAGACTTTAATTGTAGCTTGTAATTTCAGCGATAAAAAAGTACCGTGTACTTTGTTTGAGGGAGCAGCAGGCGGTAAAGAAATGATTGCCAATTACAAAAATCATGAGACAGGAATATTGAAACCTTACGAAGCAAGAGTTGTACTGATAGAAAATTAA
- a CDS encoding AraC family transcriptional regulator has product MYKINIQEENPHGTPYFPFQALSQEDFCGQYFAPYHWHEETEFIYITKGSLMLRTETNSQLLTEGNVYFINPGMVHGIFGHSEVSHHYALLFPMSFLSFSQYDICQNELLTPLLSKKLLFPEGSSLSLEISLQIGSLISKAARLYLEDTSANTALSIKIILLQILEILFQEHAFSSAQKHEAEKDFENHSLKSVFSYIEKHYMEPVTLEALAECIPLNKNYFCKFFKEKVGKTPFAYLNEYRINQAAAQLLKTTAPITEVALNNGYENISYFVRQFKHYKHCTPSDFRTSAKFQSNLISNSVNQ; this is encoded by the coding sequence ATGTATAAAATTAACATTCAGGAAGAAAATCCACACGGAACACCTTACTTTCCTTTCCAGGCTCTGTCTCAAGAAGATTTTTGCGGACAATATTTCGCCCCTTACCACTGGCATGAAGAAACAGAATTTATATATATCACCAAAGGAAGCCTGATGCTTCGCACAGAAACCAACTCTCAGCTTTTAACAGAGGGAAATGTATATTTTATCAATCCCGGTATGGTTCATGGAATTTTCGGTCATAGTGAAGTTTCCCACCATTATGCTCTTTTATTTCCCATGTCCTTTTTAAGTTTTTCTCAATATGATATTTGTCAAAATGAGCTTCTTACTCCTTTACTGTCAAAAAAACTGCTGTTTCCGGAAGGAAGTTCTCTCTCTTTGGAAATCAGCCTGCAAATTGGTTCTTTGATATCAAAAGCGGCCAGGCTTTATTTAGAAGACACCTCTGCCAATACTGCACTTTCCATAAAAATTATACTCTTGCAGATATTGGAAATTCTATTTCAGGAACACGCCTTTTCTTCTGCCCAAAAGCATGAAGCTGAAAAAGATTTTGAAAATCATTCTTTAAAATCTGTGTTTTCCTATATAGAAAAGCATTATATGGAGCCTGTAACACTGGAAGCTCTTGCAGAATGTATTCCTCTGAATAAAAATTATTTCTGCAAATTTTTCAAAGAAAAAGTAGGCAAAACACCATTTGCCTACTTAAATGAATATCGTATTAATCAAGCTGCTGCTCAGCTTCTAAAAACTACTGCACCTATTACGGAAGTTGCACTCAATAATGGATACGAAAACATCAGTTATTTTGTACGTCAATTTAAGCACTATAAACACTGTACACCTTCTGACTTCCGTACTTCTGCAAAATTCCAGAGTAATTTAATATCGAATTCTGTCAATCAGTGA